The region AGCTGGccatgcattttaattttatttatattggtTGTCTCTTACCCAAGAAACTGTGAACATATATTTGTGGACTTAATTGGAAAGAGTTAGTTTTAAAATCTAGTATTTAAAAGCATGCCTGTTTTGTTACTGTTCCCAAAAATTGCATCAAGTTATCCATCATTAGTATATGTTATCCAcatatttttcattataaattGTTAAATGAAGCCATCTTTTTAACCCTTTACaacaattttcacttttaaaaggtaattttattatttttaaaccctttTTTGTGTGGATAATCACCATTTGACAATTCATAAAAGTAAACGTAATTTTCCGATTGATCTGTTTTTTTCCTATAACCAagcttttaattaataaattattttttgtattttattttttttaattattttattatttattaatattaatgagaATTAAAACGAGATTAGGTTTATAGAAAGATTCACACAAAAATCCCCTGGTTCAGCATTTAATATATTGATTTCCTAATATCAGTAGCTGCTGATTTCAGATGCAGTCAGAAATTCGAAGTTTTCCCCTGGGTCATCAAATCGTGCTCGCACATCAGCAGGGCGAGCCAATAGATTCGCCAACGACTTGTTTACAACAATTGCCGCCTCCACCTCCGCTCCATGTCCATCTGGTGTAATCTGCCCGCTTGAATGCGATTTAGCTACTGTTTAGCCTGTTGCTACAGTGAATGTCCCCTATCTCGCCCATCTCCCCCGCAGCTTATCGCCGTGCACCAAAAACAAATTAGCCGATAAGCAGCTGACGGTGCTCGAACGCCCGGcgatcaaaatatttgacaaCAAACACTGGCGCAGAGGTCTTACGGTCGATGAATTGCCCAACGACGATGATTACTTGTCATCAGGAAAGGCCGGTCTTTATCAGCGAGCATCATCAATGGGACCCGCTTTTGAGCCAGATCTATAAGCCAAGAGGGTAAGGAGAATATATAAGGTTATAGATCAACATAGGTAAACAAATAGCTCAAGATGAGTATAATAAATTCATTGTATGGATACATGGATACAAATGGTATAGTGCAAAGCGATCAAAAGTTTTACTATACCTCTCTAGTTAATctaaaatttgatttgtggTTTTAAAAACCATCTATTTAACTAccacaataaatgttttaaattatttaataaatagctAATTCCTCCcagataaaacatttttattatttagttttatattttatacgaATTGTATTGGTAACATTGTACCGAATCGTTTAAAATAGTCATTGAGTATCGCTGGCAGATCCTGTTTACTTCTTCTTCAGGAAGGAGCTGACGACGGCCGGAGCGGCGTAGGTGGTGATGGGGGCGGCGAAGGCGGGGCCAGCGGCGTAGGTGGTCACCGGAGCGGTGTAGGCCAAGGGAGCCTTGTAGGCGGTGTAGGCAGGGGCGACGGCGGAGTAGGTGGCGTAGCCAGGAGCGGCATAGGTGGTCACTGGGGCGGCGTAGGCCACGGGAGCGGCGGCGGAGTAGGTGGCGGCGTAGGCCGGAGCCGCGGCATAAGTGGCCACGGGGGATGCGATAAAACCAGCCTGGGCGGCGGCGATGCAGAGGGCCAAGCAGATGAGGAACTTCAAGTTGGATTGGTTGTTTGGGTTGGTTGTCTGGTGAGTGACTGATGCTGTTGGCCTTTCCGACCACTATTTTATAGGCAAACTTGTCTTcaaacacaaaataataaGAACACAATTGTCAATGAAACCCCTTTTTTGCTGACTAACGTTCACTGAATGTTTGCCGTTTATTACCAGGGGACGCGTTTCAAATGGTTTCAATCATAGGTTCGTAATGGTAgtttttacgattttttataagttttctTAGTCATAAATTAATGTTTGCATAGGTATTTGTTCATCAATTAAGCATCAGCAAAGACtaaaatccttttttttggaattgaattatatctttaaataCTTCTAATTAAGATAATGGTTGCAGTTAGCAACAAGGAGTTTCGATTTtgattatataattattttttatggcgATCTACATTGGAATATCAATAACATTtgattaatacatttttaaatatttgggaCCAACATATAATGTCCAAAGCAGATAAGTAGTTGTCATCTACTCAAGAGTAATCCATTGGACACGCCGAGGTGCGGCTTCCGCGTTCAACAAACATTACGCGAAAAAATCTCGAAGCGGACGCAATTGTGTTCTAATTAGGGTACTCAGATACGAAAACCCGTTTGGTATATTCGCGAAAACTGTCCTATAAAATGGTTCCACATTTTGGGCAACAGCATCAGTCACTCACCAGACAACCAACCCAAGCCACCAATCCAACATGAAGTTCCTCATCTGCTTGGCCCTCTGCATCGCCGCCGCCCAGGCTGGTTTCATCGCATCCCCCGTGGCCACATACGCCGCCACCTACTCCGCCGCCGCTCCCGTGGCCTACGCCGCTCCAGTGACCACCTATGCCGCTCCTGGCTACTCCACCTATTCCGCCGTCGCCCCTGCCTACACCGCCTACAAGGCTCCCTTGGCCTACACCGCTCCGGTGACCACCTACGCCGCTGGCCCCGCCTTCGCCGCCCCCATCACCTACTCCGCCCCAGCCGTCGTCAGCTCCTTCCTGAAGAAGAAGTAATAAGGACTTCTTTGCTGCACATTTTGATTTACTCAAGCTATTAAATAgacaaaaccaaaataataaagttataaTACTCAAATCGATTTTGCACTGATGTTACTTTACGTCTTATACTTAAAAAGGATTTTAGAAATTGTAAGgctcattttatttatttctgtaacaaaatgaatttatttataaatttgtttttttttttgtaacaatacgattttttttacaactaggtaatttttgaatttgtataaaaaatcggtatttattctaatttgtcatatttattttaaatacttttttgagTGTATGATGTGTATAAGTGATCTAACCAATTATTTTTGATAGAAAATCGCTTTGGAGCCCAATAGTTTAGCATGCTTTTTGGCGGTACCGTATTTATCAGGTCTATATATTGTCTATATCGTTGTTCTAGACGATTGATAATAGAGGTTATAATTTTTACCTTTGCTATCCTAGAACTAAACTATATTATGAACTCTAAACTTAGTAGTTTAAactattgaaaaataaataaacaaatgccaGTGGTTACATGtttcactacatttttattaaattgttacATTAAATCAGCTCTTGCAAAACTAATTTGATTTCTGATACACATATCGAGCTGGACAATTGGACGGCTTGGGTTTCAGTTGGCCTAAAAACAAACCAACAAAAATCGAGAGTAAGGCATAGAATTTAAAGTGGAGATTGAGATTCCCGAATTTGCCAGAGGTCTGAGCTGAGTTGGAAGAGTTTGGTGTTGGAAAAGCCAGAGACAGTTGAGGATAGAGCCCAGCCTAGCCTAGCAGAGGAGGCGGAGAAACCAAAGACCCAGCAGGGAGCTAAGGACGGCGCTTACGCTGGCCAGGGAAGGGGTGGAGGCTCCGTTGTGCGCGTTGCAGATGCGGGGCTGCGGGGCGGACACGTATTGGCAGATGGTGCCCACGAAGTTCACCTGGGCGCGCTCGTTGACCTTCTTGTCGAATTGCTGAAAAGGGAGaatgaataaattttaaataatttgttataaaaaataggtatcttttttttaaatagctattacctaatataacaaaaatggAAGCCggcaaaaatatacaaattctgttttatataaattaaaaaattcatatctaatttttattttaaaacaaatatagaAATCAACCTTTTTacgcatttttttaaataaaatatatatactctttattggaaaaaaaatctattacgATATTTCGATccctttaaaaaattgtttggattttaataactttaaatgTATCTAAAGCTCAGATACTTTCATTGCTTTAATCCCGAATTaagtattatttaaaattatatttcttaggaactttaaatatatttaaaaagtagatacttcttatttttttattccccAAAGATGGTTTACTGACCTCATTGAAGTAGATGGTGGGCACGCTGGTCAGGGGCTCCTTGAGGCGCTTGGTGGTCTCGCCGGCCTTCTTGAGGAGCACGCTGCCCTCGGTGGAGTTGGCGCAGGTCTTGATGTTCTCCCAGTTGTTGATGTGGTTCTCCGTGGCACAGCGCTGGCCGGGGTAGACGTTGTCCGGGAAGTTCTTGCCGGCCTTCATCAGGCAGTTGATGAAGTCGATGGTGAGGGACTCGCGGGTGAACTCCACCTGGTAGGAGTTGGCCTGGATGTGTTCGATGGCGCAGGCATGCACCTTGTTGCCATAGCACTCGTTCGGGCCGTGGTGGCAGGTGAACGTCACCTCGGCGCCCTGGGTTACGAACTGAGGAGCAGAAGGGAAGAGAACCATGCAAATGAGCCATTGTCCTGCCGGAAAACGGGGCTAGGGGCCACTCACCTCGGACTTTCCGAACGGCACGAAGGTGAGTTCCACCACATCGCGCAGCTCTCCCTTGACTGCCGGGTACACCTGCTCCGTGATGAACTTGGCACTGTCCGGACACAGGGACTCGTAGTAGATGGAAATGGGCACCtgtaaaataaagtttagAGTATGGtatattaagaaaaaatatatgttttgtaATGTCTCAAGAAATAACAATTATAGAACTACATACTTCGAATTTACTTTAATCAACCTCTGTTATTGGCcttgttatattttattaacaccagaaaatatataaatattaaaaaatacaacatttttaaaacttttcaatttaatatgtttaaacTGCACATTTGTTTTTCTCTGTGGCATGATTCACTTCCGATTGGGGTGCATTTACGAATTTGCATTTTGAGAGTGCAGCCAAGCTGAGGCATGCAAATCACATGCGGCTGAATGGACAGGGTCCGAAAAAGTCCAGTCTTTGTTTATCAATTGGGGACAATTGCCATATGCTTTAATCAACAAGCCAAAATATTGCTGAGCTTGAACCGGCTTGCATATAAATGTTATAGataaggaaaataataatatttaggAATTGATTTAATCATGGGGGTATTCAAGTCTAGATTCAATAGATAATACTTTAAGGAAAACAACACAAATATGAATttatgttatattatttttcatttatattcCTAATCGAAATGTTACTATTTTGGtttcaattaatttcaaacaaaCTTCAAACAAAATACTATACAGAATTTTATGGCATAGAAATGTAAATTCTTCACCCAaatttgtaattgtaatttatcATTCCTCACATGACGCAAATGTTTACTTATATGAGCTTGGACTTGTGTTTTTCTATCATGTATACTCCcccaattaaaaacaaatatgtatAAGTATAATACAACATTTTCCAGGCAgacaaacatttaattttatcattgATCAATCGATAAATTTATAGTGTTTTTAGTATACCTCTATTCCTTACATCATTAAATTCCTAAATTTCAAAGTTACGTGCTTGTAATATAAATGAGCATATATAAGTGTAAGTACAAACAGTTGGCATTcatttaaagtaatttaagttgattatttcacCCCAAATTAATGCTCTGTATAGATAAAGCTGAACAAATTGAGGGGATCGCAGCAGAAAAAGTACATTATAGTTTTTTACGACTGAATAAAGCTCAAATGCTTGAACAATGCCAacgaaaaattatattcatcACGAATGTGTATACACAATTTCGAAGTGTCGAGGGAGTTGAAGTTATATAAAAACTAATGACACATCGTCGAAAGAACCCACCGTTCTTCTCGATCTAAACAACAACAGAAGCGGACAGGGCTATACATACACAAGTAGAGATGTTTGTACCATATATGCACAGTAAAAAACTTGAGATTATCTTTGGgacgttttaaaaaatttatgatctattttttagttttgggCACTTTTGTACTAATTCTATAACAGGGATTGGCTAAAACATTGTcataaatagtttaaaaagcATGATATCTAAGTAAGTACTTAAGGGTCTATAaggtatatttattaaatatttgactaaaaatatacaaattgaACATATTCCTTTAAATACAAGTTATATAACGTCATTTAATGTTATAGTTTGGATTACAACAAGATTATCTGAGATATAATAAAGTTTTGGATAGTTTTCTAAGAACTTTCGAGTTTATAAGggatttatatataaatatttgagtaaaaatgtaaaaattgaaaatattcctTTAAATACAAGAAATACAACGCCATTTAATGTTATAGTTTGAATTAGAAAATGATTATCTGATATATAATAAAGTTTTGGATAGTATTACTTAAGTATAGTCTGTTGTAATATATTTCAACCTGTTCTGGAGATATTGAGCACTGATCAAAAATGTGTTCCGTGTAGAACTGAAGTTGCAGTCGGGCTGCCGGCTAACTGCACACCGGTTCCCTCTATGAGAAATCGAAACTGGTCCCAGAACCGGTTCTCGAGAGCAAGTGAAAATAACAACAGAGCAACAGGGCGCCCAGTGGCTATTTACGATGTTAATTATGCTCTGCGCTTTTCCACGGCGGCATTTTCCGAGCCGCCTGCCGGCACAGTTCGTTAAACTCGAAATGCCACTTGTTGCTGCCACGAAAAGGGTGCAGCTCTTCTATGGGTTTATTTTTCGAATGCCCGCCACTACCACCAATATTGGTTTTCCAGCTAAATCACGTCTTCACCTAGATGGGTATTTTGGTGCCCCTGACACGCTTGGCTGTTGTGTAACGACTAATGTTTGGCTACTAGTTTTCGCTAGTTTTCGCTAGTctgtttttgggttttttcctGAGCAGGAAACTCACCTTGGCAGCACTGTAGGCAGAGGCAACCAGGCAGCTCATCAGGAGGCACACGGCGGCGAGTTTGTGACTCATCTTCTGGCTTCTTGTTGTTCTGGGAACCCTTGGAAATATAGTCACTTTATATGGGTGTTTCTCTGACCACGTAACGAGCTGCAGTCGTGTTGTAAGCGGTTCGGTGGCTGAGCGCGAACTGTTGTTTGGTGCAGAGAGCTTGGCGCTGTAGAGCCGGACCCCGGTTCCACAGCCCCGGCGCACTTCCAGACTGGAACGAGAGAAAGAGTTAGTCAGACCTGCCGCGCCTGCATAATTTGGGCTTGGCTTCGTTGGTATGCGTGTAACGTCAATGTTCCAGTGGCTCGATCGGGAGTTATTCCAGTCGGAGAGGAAGTTTAAGCTTGGGCGAGAGCGAAGTGAGAGACGGTTGATGATGGTTTCTGAGAGTTGATGGTTTCTTAGCCAAGTCGAAGTTTCAATACTCTTGAAGATTTGagtaattggaaatttaaaactgttaaaattcttatttgaatttaactCTTGGactcattttaaaaattaataaattaggCATTTGACTTAAATTTGAAAGAAACTTAAAGTTTACTacacaatataaataaacattaagA is a window of Drosophila biarmipes strain raj3 chromosome 3R, RU_DBia_V1.1, whole genome shotgun sequence DNA encoding:
- the LOC108030970 gene encoding cuticle protein 16.5-like; this translates as MTTTYLLWTLYWSERPTASVTHQTTNPNNQSNLKFLICLALCIAAAQAGFIASPVATYAAAPAYAATYSAAAPVAYAAPVTTYAAPGYATYSAVAPAYTAYKAPLAYTAPVTTYAAGPAFAAPITTYAAPAVVSSFLKKK
- the LOC108031311 gene encoding pupal cuticle protein C1B, with the translated sequence MKFLICLALCIAAAQAGFIASPVATYAATYSAAAPVAYAAPVTTYAAPGYSTYSAVAPAYTAYKAPLAYTAPVTTYAAGPAFAAPITYSAPAVVSSFLKKK
- the LOC108032180 gene encoding GILT-like protein 1 gives rise to the protein MSHKLAAVCLLMSCLVASAYSAAKVPISIYYESLCPDSAKFITEQVYPAVKGELRDVVELTFVPFGKSEFVTQGAEVTFTCHHGPNECYGNKVHACAIEHIQANSYQVEFTRESLTIDFINCLMKAGKNFPDNVYPGQRCATENHINNWENIKTCANSTEGSVLLKKAGETTKRLKEPLTSVPTIYFNEQFDKKVNERAQVNFVGTICQYVSAPQPRICNAHNGASTPSLASVSAVLSSLLGLWFLRLLC